A DNA window from SAR86 cluster bacterium contains the following coding sequences:
- the secG gene encoding preprotein translocase subunit SecG, whose translation MENLILFFYILISVTLIILILLQQGKGSDIGSAFGSGSSNTMFGPSSSPNPLTKITAFLAFMFLLVSLGMTWNIRHSSQSIPINVNEESINDKEEVNNFPDKLPD comes from the coding sequence ATGGAAAATTTAATTTTATTTTTTTATATCTTAATCTCAGTTACCCTCATTATTTTGATACTTTTACAACAAGGTAAGGGTTCAGATATAGGAAGCGCTTTTGGGAGCGGTTCCTCAAATACAATGTTTGGGCCGTCTTCTTCTCCAAATCCTCTAACAAAAATAACTGCTTTTTTGGCTTTTATGTTTCTATTGGTTAGCCTTGGGATGACCTGGAATATAAGGCACTCTTCTCAATCGATCCCCATAAATGTCAATGAAGAATCAATTAATGACAAAGAAGAAGTTAATAATTTTCCTGATAAATTACCTGATTAA
- the truB gene encoding tRNA pseudouridine(55) synthase TruB, whose protein sequence is MNGVLLLDKPKGISSASCVYNLRKTLGIKKIGHCGTLDPLASGLLPICFGNATRFSSFITDQYKNYRLSAILGVITSTGDLEGEILQRKDPGRSHLSLDKILNSFLGMQSQIPSMYSAIKKNGQPMYRWVRKGIYFKRESRSIDIRSIEVLSLNKHTFELEVVCSKGTYIRSLVESIGRELGVGSTLKDLRRISIGKHSITHSVPLKTLNKSNILDYLSPADVYISDLPSVFISEEDAKKIRKGQSVDYNAHQDTTGLVKIYTKNNIFLGIGDLNELDILKSKRLLPS, encoded by the coding sequence ATGAATGGAGTATTACTTTTAGATAAACCTAAAGGAATAAGTTCAGCGAGTTGTGTTTATAACTTGAGGAAAACTTTAGGAATAAAAAAAATAGGGCATTGTGGGACTTTAGATCCTTTAGCTAGCGGTCTCCTGCCCATATGCTTTGGCAATGCAACTAGGTTTAGTTCATTTATTACTGATCAATATAAGAATTACAGATTATCTGCAATTCTAGGAGTAATTACTTCTACAGGCGATTTAGAGGGAGAAATTTTGCAAAGGAAAGATCCTGGGAGGAGTCATTTAAGTTTAGATAAAATTTTAAATAGTTTTCTTGGAATGCAATCACAAATACCTTCTATGTATTCAGCTATAAAGAAAAATGGACAACCAATGTATAGATGGGTAAGAAAAGGAATTTATTTTAAAAGAGAATCTAGATCTATTGATATAAGGTCAATTGAAGTCTTATCCTTAAATAAACATACATTTGAATTAGAGGTAGTTTGCTCGAAAGGAACATATATAAGGTCATTAGTTGAATCAATAGGTAGGGAACTAGGAGTTGGTTCAACCTTAAAAGATCTGAGAAGAATTTCTATTGGAAAACATTCCATAACCCATTCTGTACCTCTTAAGACATTAAATAAAAGTAATATTTTAGATTACTTATCGCCTGCAGATGTTTATATATCAGATCTCCCATCTGTATTTATTTCAGAAGAAGATGCAAAAAAGATTAGGAAAGGTCAGTCAGTTGACTATAATGCACACCAAGATACTACTGGGTTAGTTAAAATATATACAAAAAATAATATTTTTTTAGGTATAGGGGATTTAAATGAATTAGATATTCTTAAGTCCAAAAGGTTACTTCCTAGTTAG
- the rimP gene encoding ribosome maturation factor RimP, which yields MIDKVEKLIEDDLERLGFRLWGLETSGNGRSKTLRVFIDSTESINVEDCSLVSRHLSAMLDASELFESVYSLEVSSPGIDRTLFRKDQFSLYLGSNLRIRYRDEDNKYKTQEGILEKVKEESIILVVKEDILEISFSEIEKANLKEIF from the coding sequence ATGATAGATAAAGTAGAAAAATTAATAGAAGATGATCTTGAAAGATTAGGTTTCAGATTATGGGGATTAGAGACTTCTGGAAATGGAAGATCTAAGACTCTTCGAGTATTTATAGATAGTACTGAAAGTATAAATGTTGAGGATTGTTCTCTAGTTAGTAGACATTTAAGTGCTATGTTAGATGCAAGCGAACTTTTTGAATCTGTTTATAGCTTAGAAGTTTCGTCACCTGGAATAGATAGAACATTATTTAGAAAAGACCAATTTTCTTTATATTTAGGGTCTAATCTTAGAATAAGATATAGGGATGAAGACAATAAATATAAGACTCAAGAAGGTATTCTAGAAAAAGTAAAAGAAGAGAGTATTATCTTAGTTGTAAAAGAAGATATATTAGAAATAAGTTTTAGTGAAATTGAAAAAGCTAATTTGAAGGAAATATTTTAG
- the rpsO gene encoding 30S ribosomal protein S15 codes for MALSSIDKKDLVSKFGRGKEDTGSPEVQIALLSANIDSLNNHFKDNKKDHHSRRGLIRMVNRRRKLLDYIKSHKPDTYKKLLEDLGLRR; via the coding sequence TTGGCATTAAGCAGCATAGATAAGAAAGATTTAGTTAGTAAATTTGGTCGCGGAAAGGAAGATACAGGTTCACCAGAGGTTCAGATAGCTTTGCTATCTGCCAATATAGATTCTTTGAACAATCATTTTAAAGACAATAAGAAGGACCATCATTCTAGAAGAGGATTGATAAGAATGGTCAATAGAAGAAGAAAGCTTTTGGATTATATTAAATCCCATAAGCCAGATACTTATAAGAAGCTACTCGAAGACTTGGGTCTTAGAAGGTAG
- the tpiA gene encoding triose-phosphate isomerase, protein MKNFQIIANFKMNGSFDMISSWLDEVSLMPEDLQSRCILCPPMCFLKSTSNILYKRKLGINLGAQNVDADSDESLTGGVSAEMLLDAGCQYALIGHSERREKVGEKNEELSKKVASALKVGLKVIFCIGESKDEKLESKTFNVLESQLSFLEPFKIKDLKSSLLIAYEPIWAIGSGDTADPLIISETHNFIKNTLLKILDTNSIPILYGGSVLQDNAKSLSELKEVDGLLVGGASINPKEFINIVTKSQ, encoded by the coding sequence ATGAAGAATTTTCAAATTATTGCCAATTTTAAGATGAACGGATCCTTTGATATGATTTCTTCTTGGCTGGATGAGGTTAGTTTAATGCCAGAAGATCTTCAAAGTAGATGTATTCTTTGTCCTCCTATGTGTTTTTTAAAATCAACTTCTAATATTCTTTACAAAAGAAAACTAGGAATTAACTTGGGCGCTCAAAATGTAGACGCAGATTCTGATGAATCACTGACCGGAGGTGTTTCAGCAGAAATGCTTCTCGATGCTGGATGTCAATATGCTTTGATAGGACATTCTGAGAGAAGAGAAAAAGTAGGAGAAAAAAATGAAGAATTGTCAAAAAAAGTTGCATCAGCTTTAAAGGTTGGTTTAAAAGTTATTTTTTGCATAGGTGAATCTAAAGATGAAAAATTAGAGTCCAAGACTTTTAATGTTCTAGAGTCCCAATTATCCTTTCTGGAACCTTTTAAGATTAAAGATCTTAAAAGTTCTTTATTGATTGCATATGAACCTATTTGGGCAATTGGATCAGGAGATACTGCAGATCCACTTATAATATCTGAAACCCATAATTTTATTAAAAATACTTTATTAAAAATTTTAGATACTAATTCTATTCCAATACTTTACGGAGGCAGTGTTCTGCAAGATAATGCAAAGAGTTTATCTGAATTAAAGGAAGTTGATGGATTACTTGTTGGAGGCGCATCTATCAATCCTAAAGAATTTATTAACATAGTAACAAAAAGTCAATAA
- the rbfA gene encoding 30S ribosome-binding factor RbfA, whose amino-acid sequence MKSLDFTRADRLQDQIKRELSQIINNKVKDPRLYGLTLTRVELSEDKKQAYVYFSSFNSFNNVSEEDLQEGLVKAKGFIRGVLSSNLRLKYTPDLIFSPEIDILEN is encoded by the coding sequence ATGAAATCTTTAGACTTCACTAGAGCAGATAGGCTTCAAGATCAAATTAAAAGAGAATTATCCCAAATAATTAACAATAAAGTTAAAGATCCTAGACTTTATGGATTAACTTTAACTAGGGTAGAGTTATCTGAAGATAAAAAACAAGCTTACGTATACTTTTCTTCTTTTAATAGTTTCAATAATGTATCAGAAGAAGACTTGCAAGAAGGTTTAGTTAAGGCAAAAGGCTTCATAAGAGGAGTTTTGAGCTCAAATTTACGTTTAAAATATACTCCAGACTTAATTTTCTCACCCGAAATTGATATTTTAGAAAATTAG
- the ftsH gene encoding ATP-dependent zinc metalloprotease FtsH: MSELVKNILFWLFLAGTILSVVSNFPNEEEVRDISYSEFISQVESDQVLSVEFGSDNYTIKGISVNGSKFETVKPPYLQDDLSEVLKDHRVSIEGQKPDKPSLWKQLFIASFPILIILAVFMFFMRQMQGGMGGKSGPMSFGKSKAKLLEGGKVKTKFVDVAGIEEAKEEVQEVVDFLRDPTKFQKLGGKIPTGILLVGTPGTGKTLLSRAIAGEAEVPFFSISGSDFVEMFVGVGASRVRDMFEQAKKHSPCIVFIDEIDAVGRHRGAGLGGGHDEREQTLNQLLVEMDGFEENQGIIIIAATNRPDVLDPALLRPGRFDRQVVVPLPDIRGREQILKVHMKKVPIADTVDPSVIARGTPGFSGADLANLINESALMAARASKKLVSMVELEAAKDKVMMGAERRSMVMSEEEKLKTAFHEAGHTIVGRSLEHHDPVYKVSIIPRGRALGVTVFLPEEDKYSHSSQGILDRICGLYGGRIAEELIYSDEGVTTGAANDIERATELARNMITKWGFSKKLGPLKFDSDSDEPFLGRTAGNTQQTFSEATAKVIDEEIKDIVKNCYSKAKKILEENIDKLNTMAQALMDYETLDRNQIDDIMAGAKPRQSESLEGADNNEDEQDPTIGNPAEQT, translated from the coding sequence ATGAGTGAATTGGTAAAAAATATTTTGTTTTGGCTCTTTTTGGCTGGGACTATTCTGTCCGTTGTGAGTAATTTTCCTAATGAAGAAGAGGTAAGAGACATTAGTTACTCAGAATTTATATCTCAAGTCGAAAGTGATCAAGTTTTAAGTGTCGAGTTTGGAAGCGATAATTATACTATTAAAGGTATCTCAGTTAATGGCAGCAAGTTTGAGACGGTAAAACCTCCTTATTTACAAGATGATTTGAGTGAAGTTTTGAAAGATCATAGAGTTTCTATAGAAGGACAAAAACCGGATAAACCTTCTTTATGGAAGCAGCTTTTTATAGCTAGCTTTCCCATTTTAATAATCCTGGCAGTTTTTATGTTTTTCATGAGACAAATGCAGGGAGGCATGGGTGGAAAATCAGGACCCATGAGCTTTGGTAAGAGTAAAGCAAAGCTTCTTGAGGGGGGAAAGGTAAAAACAAAATTTGTTGATGTTGCAGGAATTGAAGAGGCTAAAGAGGAAGTTCAAGAGGTTGTAGATTTCCTTAGAGATCCAACTAAATTTCAAAAATTAGGCGGTAAGATTCCGACAGGAATTCTTCTTGTTGGCACTCCTGGAACAGGTAAAACTTTGTTATCAAGAGCAATAGCGGGGGAAGCAGAAGTTCCTTTCTTCAGTATTTCTGGGTCCGATTTTGTAGAAATGTTTGTTGGAGTTGGAGCATCAAGAGTACGAGATATGTTTGAGCAAGCAAAAAAACATTCCCCTTGCATAGTATTCATAGATGAGATCGATGCAGTGGGCAGACATAGAGGGGCAGGATTAGGTGGCGGACATGATGAAAGAGAACAAACGCTTAACCAACTTTTAGTAGAGATGGATGGATTTGAAGAGAATCAAGGTATTATTATTATAGCTGCAACTAATAGGCCAGATGTTTTAGACCCTGCCTTATTGAGACCCGGAAGATTTGATAGACAAGTTGTAGTGCCTTTACCTGATATTAGAGGAAGAGAACAAATTTTAAAAGTTCATATGAAAAAGGTGCCGATTGCAGATACAGTTGATCCTTCAGTGATAGCAAGGGGGACCCCAGGATTTTCAGGAGCTGATCTTGCAAATTTAATAAATGAATCGGCCTTAATGGCAGCACGTGCATCAAAAAAACTTGTTTCTATGGTAGAACTAGAAGCAGCCAAGGATAAAGTAATGATGGGTGCCGAAAGACGATCTATGGTGATGTCTGAAGAGGAGAAGCTAAAAACAGCTTTTCATGAGGCTGGGCATACAATTGTTGGAAGATCTCTAGAGCATCATGACCCAGTTTATAAGGTTTCCATTATTCCCAGAGGTAGAGCCTTGGGGGTGACTGTTTTTCTTCCAGAAGAGGATAAATATAGTCACAGCTCCCAAGGAATTTTAGATAGAATTTGTGGCCTATATGGAGGAAGGATAGCAGAGGAATTAATTTATTCAGATGAAGGAGTTACAACAGGAGCTGCTAATGATATTGAAAGAGCAACTGAATTAGCTAGGAATATGATTACCAAATGGGGGTTTTCTAAAAAATTAGGCCCTTTGAAATTCGATTCTGATTCAGATGAACCTTTCTTAGGAAGGACAGCCGGAAATACTCAACAAACTTTTTCAGAAGCAACAGCAAAAGTTATTGATGAAGAAATTAAAGACATTGTGAAAAATTGTTATTCTAAGGCTAAAAAGATTTTAGAAGAGAACATAGATAAACTTAATACAATGGCTCAGGCTTTAATGGATTACGAAACTCTAGATAGGAATCAAATAGATGACATAATGGCAGGAGCTAAACCTCGGCAATCTGAGTCCTTAGAGGGAGCAGATAATAATGAAGATGAACAGGATCCTACAATTGGAAATCCTGCAGAACAAACTTAA
- the nusA gene encoding transcription termination factor NusA: MQNEILLVAESVSGEKSLPKESIFEAIELALASATKKRYSEPTEIIVEIDTETGNYLTYRTWLVTLDEEYEFPGYQLTLEEAKKKDETLEIGSIIKEQVENVAFGRIAAQAAKQVIVQKVREAERSQIVSKYKAYLGEMVNGEIKKVNRDFLIVDLGDNAEAILPRTELIQGESFRLGERIKGILFEEERENRGSQLALSRKCPEMVEQLFRIEVPEISEQVIEIKAVARDAGSRSKIAVKTNDNRIDPVGACVGMRGSRVQAVSSEIGNERIDIIIWDDDPAQLVINSMGPADITSIVLDETKGSMDITVTSDTFAQAIGKSGQNVRLASQLTGWKLNVLNKDEVNESEESNSETTGSLILNLDIEVEVAELLEQEGLSSIRLVADSSIETIASIDGFDDEIASVLIDRAKAALLESAIDLESDLDSDKESDDNDLMSIEGIDVPFAMELNQAGIKNKEDLAEQSVDELLELVKIDEKAAADLIMKARAHWFENE, encoded by the coding sequence ATGCAAAATGAAATTTTATTAGTTGCGGAATCAGTCTCAGGTGAAAAGAGTTTACCCAAGGAATCTATTTTTGAAGCCATCGAACTAGCTTTGGCTTCTGCCACTAAAAAGAGGTATTCAGAACCTACAGAAATTATTGTAGAAATTGACACAGAGACTGGGAATTATCTAACTTATAGAACTTGGTTAGTTACTTTGGATGAAGAATATGAATTTCCAGGATATCAATTAACTCTTGAAGAAGCTAAGAAAAAAGATGAAACCTTAGAAATAGGTTCGATAATTAAAGAACAAGTAGAAAATGTTGCTTTTGGAAGAATTGCAGCCCAAGCTGCCAAACAAGTTATTGTTCAAAAAGTTCGAGAGGCTGAAAGATCTCAAATTGTAAGTAAATATAAAGCTTACTTGGGAGAGATGGTCAATGGAGAAATAAAGAAAGTTAATAGAGATTTTTTAATAGTAGATTTAGGAGATAATGCAGAGGCAATTTTACCTAGAACTGAATTAATCCAAGGCGAATCTTTTAGACTTGGAGAAAGAATTAAAGGCATATTATTTGAAGAAGAAAGAGAGAATAGAGGATCCCAATTAGCTTTAAGTAGAAAATGTCCAGAAATGGTTGAGCAACTTTTTAGGATTGAGGTTCCAGAGATTTCTGAACAAGTTATTGAAATCAAAGCAGTAGCAAGAGATGCTGGTTCACGATCGAAAATAGCTGTCAAAACAAACGATAATAGAATAGATCCTGTAGGGGCATGTGTAGGAATGAGAGGTTCAAGAGTTCAAGCAGTATCTTCAGAAATAGGTAATGAGAGAATAGATATCATAATTTGGGATGATGACCCTGCGCAATTAGTTATTAATTCAATGGGCCCTGCAGACATTACATCGATTGTCTTAGATGAGACCAAAGGTTCTATGGATATTACAGTTACATCTGATACTTTTGCTCAAGCTATAGGAAAGAGTGGTCAAAATGTGAGATTAGCAAGTCAGTTAACAGGTTGGAAATTAAATGTATTGAACAAAGATGAAGTTAATGAATCAGAAGAAAGTAATTCTGAAACAACAGGATCGTTGATTTTGAACTTAGATATTGAAGTAGAAGTAGCGGAATTACTTGAACAAGAAGGTTTAAGTTCAATTAGGTTAGTTGCAGATTCCTCTATAGAAACCATAGCTTCTATAGACGGTTTTGATGATGAAATTGCTTCAGTGCTCATAGATAGAGCAAAAGCTGCTTTGTTAGAATCAGCTATTGATCTTGAATCAGATTTAGACAGCGATAAAGAGAGTGATGATAATGATTTAATGTCTATTGAGGGAATTGATGTTCCGTTTGCTATGGAACTAAACCAGGCAGGAATAAAAAATAAAGAAGATTTAGCAGAACAATCAGTAGATGAACTACTTGAGCTTGTGAAGATAGATGAGAAGGCTGCAGCAGATTTAATAATGAAAGCCAGAGCACATTGGTTTGAAAATGAATAA
- the glmM gene encoding phosphoglucosamine mutase — MEVKQKNPKVLSMDRRFGTDGIRGPIDSTMNPLFVTKLGWAAGKVFLSENIDRILIGKDTRISGYMLESALQAGLISAGMNVTLLGPLPTPAVAHLAKSQNKMGVVISASHNSFEDNGIKFFSNDGYKISSKLEKKIEILLTQEIQVVEASTLGKTDRLNDAQGRYIEFCKSSVPDLDLTGLRICLDCANGSAYSVGPKIFEELGAEVFAIAVEPDGTNINKNCGSTDPKVLIESTNQNNCDLGMAFDGDGDRINVVDRSGNILDGDDLLYILALSKIINNKTSKPSKGVVGTLMTNSALENIFKKNNIDFIRSDVGDKFVLEEMLNKGWLLGGEPSGHIICLESSTTGDACIASLQILLALQNLNMTLEESLSSFKKYPQKLINLKVTNPHKVIMNQKLRATVSDLEKRLKNEGRILLRPSGTEPLIRIMVEANTPELTNDSADRLAEVIKNIA, encoded by the coding sequence ATGGAAGTTAAGCAAAAAAATCCAAAAGTCTTAAGTATGGATAGACGTTTTGGTACAGATGGTATAAGAGGTCCCATTGACTCCACAATGAATCCTTTATTCGTAACAAAGCTTGGGTGGGCTGCAGGTAAGGTATTCTTATCTGAAAATATTGATAGGATTTTGATAGGTAAGGATACTAGGATATCGGGGTATATGTTGGAATCTGCTTTACAGGCGGGTTTAATTTCTGCTGGAATGAATGTTACCCTTTTAGGCCCTTTACCTACGCCAGCTGTAGCTCATCTGGCTAAATCTCAGAATAAAATGGGAGTAGTTATAAGTGCCTCTCATAATTCTTTTGAGGACAATGGCATAAAATTTTTTTCAAATGATGGTTATAAAATTTCAAGTAAGTTAGAAAAAAAAATAGAAATTTTATTAACTCAAGAAATTCAAGTTGTTGAAGCATCGACCCTTGGTAAAACTGATAGGCTCAATGATGCTCAAGGTCGGTATATTGAATTTTGTAAATCTTCAGTTCCTGATCTCGATCTTACTGGTTTAAGAATATGTTTAGATTGCGCTAATGGTTCAGCTTATTCTGTTGGCCCTAAAATATTTGAGGAATTAGGCGCTGAAGTCTTTGCCATTGCTGTTGAGCCTGACGGTACAAATATAAACAAAAATTGTGGTTCAACTGATCCTAAGGTATTAATTGAATCTACAAATCAAAATAATTGTGACTTAGGTATGGCATTTGATGGCGATGGAGACAGGATAAATGTAGTTGATAGAAGTGGTAATATTTTAGACGGAGACGATTTACTTTACATCCTTGCATTATCAAAGATTATCAATAATAAAACCTCTAAACCCTCAAAAGGTGTCGTTGGAACTTTAATGACAAATTCAGCTTTAGAGAATATCTTTAAAAAAAATAATATAGATTTTATTAGATCTGATGTTGGTGATAAGTTTGTTCTTGAAGAAATGCTTAACAAAGGGTGGCTTTTGGGAGGAGAGCCTTCTGGACATATAATATGCCTAGAATCTTCAACTACTGGAGATGCTTGCATAGCATCCCTTCAAATACTTTTAGCATTACAGAACTTAAATATGACTTTAGAAGAGTCTCTTTCTTCATTCAAGAAATATCCACAAAAGCTCATAAACCTAAAGGTCACAAATCCTCATAAAGTTATAATGAACCAAAAACTTAGAGCAACGGTCTCTGATTTAGAAAAACGTCTAAAGAATGAAGGCAGGATTCTGCTTAGACCTTCAGGAACAGAACCTCTAATTAGAATAATGGTTGAAGCCAATACACCAGAACTTACTAATGATTCAGCAGATAGGTTGGCCGAAGTTATAAAAAATATAGCTTAG
- the infB gene encoding translation initiation factor IF-2: MADLTVKKLAEIVGFSSGKLLSRMKEASLKHASEDEIVTDKDRKKLLEHLKNPKFKKTSTISLKKKTKEKEVSQVSNKIEIQRKNKIKTTSSVDKSDDSDSIDFKSAEAKRKANEQEKANAKEKVDKKVDLLGKTKVRRTSKKDESATAKKIPVDTKKDSSSRISKREERELEGERILELKSKSSEQHKFEKPAEFIQKKIQIPESISVADLAQLLSIKGGELLKKLMSLGVMATINQTLDQDTAILITEELGHLGEIASEVFEEDKLQELVSYSGKESSRTPVVSVLGHVDHGKTTLLDFIRSAKVASSEDGGITQKIGAYKAQTKSGEITFIDTPGHAAFTEIRARGANSTDIVVLVVAADDGVQPQTEEAVNHAKVAGVTIIVAVNKIDTDGADLEKIKKELSELDLVPEDWGGNTQFIPVSALTGEGVDNLLEAIALEAEVLELKTFFKGSATGIVLDSSTQKGQGAIATLLVQKGTLKLGDIILLGEQTKKVRTLIDENNKKVEFAEPSSPVIVTGLETPPIAGEDFIVVSSEKMAKDISQERAERSRLNRLSRQQISNVDAFFELNDKSKILINLLIKADTHGSLEAIVGSIGNFQSEETKINIIHKSVGGINENDINLARTADAYVIGFNVRADNAAKNIAENESIDIKLFSIIYDLLDSIKELIEGKLEPEIKENILGTAEVRDLFTSPKFGLIAGSMVIEGSIKRNSPLRVIRDNIVIFEGKLDSLRRFKDDASEVKTGMECGLGITNYKDVKVGDKIEVFERLEVKRTLSA; the protein is encoded by the coding sequence ATGGCTGATTTAACGGTAAAAAAGCTAGCTGAAATTGTAGGGTTCTCTTCAGGAAAGCTCTTGTCTAGAATGAAAGAAGCTAGTCTTAAACATGCTTCAGAAGATGAAATAGTTACTGATAAAGATAGAAAAAAATTATTAGAGCATTTAAAAAACCCAAAGTTTAAAAAAACTTCTACTATTTCTTTAAAAAAGAAGACAAAAGAAAAAGAAGTTTCACAAGTTTCTAACAAGATAGAAATACAAAGAAAGAATAAAATTAAGACCACTTCTTCAGTAGACAAATCTGATGACTCGGATTCAATAGATTTTAAATCTGCTGAAGCAAAAAGAAAAGCAAATGAACAAGAAAAAGCTAACGCCAAAGAAAAAGTAGATAAAAAAGTAGATCTTCTGGGCAAAACCAAAGTTAGAAGAACTTCTAAGAAAGATGAAAGTGCAACAGCTAAAAAGATTCCTGTTGACACCAAGAAGGATTCTTCTTCTAGGATCTCTAAAAGAGAAGAAAGAGAGTTAGAAGGAGAAAGGATTCTTGAACTTAAATCTAAATCTTCAGAACAACATAAATTTGAGAAACCTGCTGAGTTTATTCAAAAGAAAATTCAAATTCCTGAATCAATATCTGTTGCAGATTTAGCGCAATTACTCTCCATTAAGGGAGGTGAACTTTTAAAGAAACTTATGAGTCTTGGGGTTATGGCAACTATAAATCAAACTTTAGATCAAGATACTGCCATATTAATAACTGAAGAGTTAGGTCATTTAGGCGAAATTGCTTCGGAAGTCTTCGAGGAAGATAAATTACAGGAATTAGTATCTTATTCCGGAAAAGAGTCATCTAGAACACCTGTTGTTTCTGTCTTGGGTCACGTTGATCATGGTAAGACTACTTTGTTAGATTTTATAAGGAGTGCAAAAGTAGCTTCTAGTGAAGATGGCGGAATAACCCAAAAAATAGGTGCTTACAAAGCACAAACTAAGTCTGGTGAAATTACTTTTATAGATACTCCAGGGCATGCTGCATTTACTGAGATTAGAGCTAGAGGAGCAAATTCAACTGATATTGTTGTGCTAGTCGTTGCAGCTGATGATGGTGTTCAACCGCAAACAGAAGAAGCGGTAAACCATGCTAAAGTTGCAGGCGTCACCATAATTGTTGCGGTAAATAAAATTGACACCGATGGTGCGGATCTTGAGAAGATAAAAAAAGAGCTATCTGAATTAGATCTTGTTCCTGAAGATTGGGGAGGCAATACTCAATTTATTCCAGTTTCAGCTTTAACGGGAGAAGGAGTTGATAATCTACTTGAAGCTATAGCTTTAGAAGCTGAGGTTTTAGAATTAAAAACATTTTTTAAAGGGTCTGCTACAGGCATCGTATTGGATTCCTCTACCCAGAAAGGTCAAGGAGCAATAGCAACATTATTAGTTCAAAAAGGAACTTTAAAGCTAGGAGATATTATTTTGCTAGGCGAGCAAACTAAAAAAGTTAGAACCTTAATCGATGAGAATAACAAAAAAGTTGAATTTGCTGAACCTTCTTCGCCTGTAATAGTTACCGGTCTAGAAACACCACCTATTGCAGGCGAAGACTTCATAGTTGTTTCAAGTGAAAAAATGGCAAAAGATATTTCTCAAGAAAGGGCTGAAAGATCAAGATTGAATAGACTTTCTAGACAACAAATTTCAAATGTAGATGCATTCTTTGAACTAAATGATAAGTCAAAAATATTAATAAACCTTCTTATAAAGGCAGATACTCATGGTTCTTTAGAAGCTATTGTCGGTTCAATAGGAAATTTTCAATCTGAAGAAACAAAAATAAATATCATACATAAATCTGTTGGAGGCATTAATGAAAATGATATAAATTTAGCTCGTACAGCTGATGCTTATGTCATTGGGTTTAATGTGAGGGCTGATAATGCGGCAAAAAATATTGCAGAGAATGAGTCTATAGATATAAAGCTATTTTCCATAATATATGATTTATTAGATTCAATTAAAGAGCTTATAGAAGGAAAGTTAGAACCCGAGATTAAAGAAAATATTCTAGGAACCGCAGAAGTAAGAGATCTATTTACCTCTCCAAAATTTGGTTTAATTGCTGGATCTATGGTTATAGAAGGTTCTATCAAGAGGAATAGTCCTCTGAGGGTAATTAGGGATAATATAGTTATATTCGAAGGTAAGTTAGATTCTCTAAGGCGATTTAAAGATGATGCATCTGAGGTTAAGACAGGAATGGAATGTGGCCTTGGAATTACTAATTATAAAGACGTGAAAGTTGGAGACAAGATAGAAGTATTTGAACGTTTGGAAGTTAAGAGAACCTTAAGTGCATGA